The sequence CGCTGACGCTCGCCGGACAGGACTTCCTGTCGTTTCAGTGGGACATCCTGCTGCTCGAGGCGGGAGCGCTGGCGGTGCTCTATTCGCCTCCGGCGTGGCGGGCGCCGCTACGGAACGGAGCGTCCGAGCCGTCCGCCGCCGGACGCTGGTTGATCTGGGGGCTCGCGTTCAAGCTCACGTTTCTGTCCGGGGCGACGAAGCTGTTGAGCGGCGATCCGACTTGGTGGGGCCTGACGGCGCTCGACTACCACTACGAGACCCAGCCGATTCCCTCCTGGGTGAGCTGGTACGCGCACAACCTCCCCGAGTTCGTTGGGCATGCGTCCGTCATCAAGATGTTCGCGGTCGAACTCGTCGCGCCGTTCGCGCTCTTCCTGCCGGTGCGGTTCCGCCGGGCGCGGATCGTCGGTTTTGGCGTGCTGTGTTCGCTGCAGGTCGCGATCGTCCTGACCGGGAACTACGGGTTCTTCAACCTGCTGACGGTGGTGCTGTACGCGTCGATGCTCGACGACGACGCGCTGGCCCTTCGCTGGCGCGTTCCCGCCTCGTTCGGCGGCGTGCCGCCGGTTCCGAGACCACGCCGGCGCGGCGCGGGTCACTGGGTGCTGATTGCCGCCGCCGCCGGAATGGCCCTGCTGAGCACGCTCACCCTCGTCCGCGAGATTCGCCGCCCCGCGCCGATGCCGGCCTGGTCGAATACGCTGCTCGGCGCCGTTGCGCCGTTCCGGTCCGTCAGCGGCTACGGCCTGTTCCGATCGATGACGACCGAGCGGCCCGAGATAGTTATCGAAGGGTCGGCGGACGGCACGACGTGGCGGGAGTATCCGTTCCGGTGGAAGGCGGGCGATCCGGCGCGCGCGCCGGGCTTCGTCCAGCCCCACATGCCGCGCCTCGATTGGCAGATGTGGTTTGCCGCGCTCGATCCGCAACGGCAGGCGCACTGGTTGCTGCCGCTTGCCCAACGCCTGCTGGAGAACGATCCGCTGGCCCTTGGCCTGCTCGACCCCGCCGCCAATCCGTTTCCGGACGAGCCGCCGCGGTACGTGCGCCTCCTGCTATACCGCTACCGTTTCACGACACCGGCGGACGCTTCGGACGACTGGTGGGCGCGGGAGCTGTTGGGGCCGCTGACGGAGCCTATGCCCCGGCCGTGATGTCGACTTCGGTCTCGAGCTCGTGGGTGACGTCGTCGCCCCGATAGGTACCGGTCACCGGCGCGGCGGCAGCCGGTTCGGCGGCCGCGGCGAGCGCGATATGCCGGTCGGCGACGGCGAGGCCCTGGCTGGGGTCATAGCCGCGCCAGCCGCCCCCCCTGAGGAAGACCTCACCCCAGGCGTGGAGGTCGGCGGGACGTTCCTTGTCTCCCGTGTAGCAGTAGCCGCTGACGAACCGCGCGGCAAGTCCCATCGAGCGGCAGCAGTCGACAAAGAGCACGGCCAGGTCGCGGCACGCTCCCTCGCCCTTCTCCAACGTCACTTCCGCCGGTTGCGCCGCGCCGTCGTCCCGGCCGATGAAGCCCAGCCGCTGCTGGATCATCATGGCGAGCACCCGGGCGTACATCGCCTGGTTCCGCTTCGATTCGTGTGCCGCCTCCAGCGCCAGCTCGCGCACGGAAAACGGCGCGGCGTCGGGCGGAAGCCGGTACTGTTCGAGCCGTTTGGCGAAGTCGGGCGCGTAGGCGTACGGCAGGGCGCGGTCCGGCTCGGCGATCAGGTAGCGAAACGGGTCGGTGACGAGGGTGTCGACTATCGCGCGCGTTTCGATCGTCAGGTGTTCGGTCTCGCCCTCGAACCACGCGTGGGTGATGACGTTGCCCTCCGGATCGAGGTTGTCGGAGTGAATCTGCGGCGCAGGGTCGATCGACAGATCGTAGTCGACCACCCGGAGCGACGCGTCGGTTCGCGGATGCAGCCGAATGACGTGCGGTTCGAGGCCGACGGGCCGACTGTAGCGGTACGAGGTACGGTGGTGAACGGTTAGTCTCACGGGACGGGTTCCTGCGGCGCGGCGACTCCGGGCGGTTCCGGAGTGTCGTCCATTGCGTTGAACGCCTGATCGAACCACTCGCCAGGCGTCTCTTCCACCGCGTGGCGGAGACGTTCGTCCCACCAGCGCGAGAGTTCTTCGAGGTGGCTTTTCTGGAACCGGCGCTCGACGATGTGGAACGATCCGCGCCGGTACAGAACGACATCGATCGGAAAGTCCACGTCAGCCGCGCTCACCCTCGTCTCATCGAACGATAGCAGGGCTACCTTGAAGGCATGTCGCAGGGAGTCGGCCACCGTCAATGCGCGGTCGATGATCGGCTTGCCGTAACCGGTCGACCCGATGACGTGGTACGGCGTCAGCCGCCCGGTGTCGATCCAGTTTCCTTCCGGGTAGAGCAGGTAGAGCTTGTGCTTCCGATCCTTCGCCATCTGCCCGCCGATCAGCGCGTGGATGTTGAATTGCATCCCCGCCTCCGTGATCGGCTTGCGATCCTCACGGGCTACTTCACGCACCTGGGTGGCCAGCAGATTGACCACCTCGTAGAGCCGCTCGAAGGGCTTCCCGTGTTCCGACCGCTCGGTCAGGCGCTCGTCGAAATAGGTGAGCGTCTTGTCGCGCAACGACCGGAGCCCCGACGTCATGACGAAGAACGTGCCGGTCGGCGGTGAATAGACCGTCACCTTCCGGAGCGAGGTCACCTCCCGGCCGGATGTGATGACGGTGTCGGCCAGCCCGACGAGTCCCTCATCAATGTTCATGCCGACGCAGTACGTCATCCTGGGGCATCCGTGCGCCGCGGTGGCGCAAAGAAGGTGCGCGTGATTTCGACTCCGACCCCGTTGAGCCGGTTCTGGATGCTGTCGAGAAACTCGTGCAGGCCGGTCCGAATCACGTCAGCGATGTCAGTATAGTCGAGGTCCGCGACCAGCCGGCCGAGCGCCCGTTCCGCGCTGTTGGCATAGCGGCGGAGGGGTGTGCCGGTCACGGAGTGCAGCGACGTCTGCGCCTCGATCGCGCAGTGGTGCACCGAGCGGGGGAACTCCCGGTTGAGCAGCAGGAAGCTGGCCACGGCGGGAGCCGCAACGGGGCCGTGCGTCCGACGGTAGGCCTCGAACGCGCTGGCTGAACGGAGCAGGGCGCTCCACTGCAGATCGTCAACCGGCTTTCCCACGTCTTTTGGCGACGGCAGGAGCAGGTAGTACTTCGTGTCGAGGATGCGCGTCGTCTGATCGCCCCGCTCCGTGAACTGACCCATTCGGCTGAAGTGCCACGCCTCGCCGTGCTCCATCGTTTCGTTCTTCGCCCCTTCGATCCGGTAGCTCGATCGCTGGACGTGCTCGAAAAAGGCATGGGCGTCCGCCAGGGCTCGCGAGCGCGCCCCGGGCTCCCGCAGGAACAGGTAGAACGTGTTGATTGCCTCCCACATCTCGGACGAGATGATCTCGCGCACCGAGCGCGCATTCTCGCGAGCGTTCGTCAGGCACGAGACGATCGAATTTGGGTTGTTCGCGTCGAAGGTGAGGAACTCGATGACGTTGGAGCGCGTCGGCCCGTCGTACGCCGCCCGGAACGCGGCGTGGTCGCCGGTCACCTGCACCATCGGATCCCACTGCTCCTCGGCCAGGCCGGGCATCTGAAGCTGCAACTGGTTGTTGACGCCGGCGACGCGCGCCACGTTCTCGGCCCGCGAGATGTAGCGGCTCATCCAGTAGACCGACTCGGCGACGCGGCTCAGCATGGTCTTTGACGGCAGCGGTGTCGGTCAGGCCTCGGCGGGTGGTGCGAGCACCCAGGTGTCCTTGCTGCCGCCCCCCTGAGACGAGTTGACGACGAGCGAGCCCTTCCGGAGGGCGACGCGCGTCAGTCCACCCGGCAGCACGTAGCGGTCGCGTCCGTAGAGGATGTACGGTCGCAGGTCGACGTGGCGGCCTTCGAAGCGCTTCTCGACGCGCGTCGGAACCCGCGAGAGTCCCAGCGTGGGTTGCGCGATGTAGTTGCGCGGCTCCGCCTCGATCCGCCCCGCGAAGTCGCGCAACTGCTCGCCCGTGGCGGCGGGACCGATGAGGAGTCCGTAGCCGCCCGATTCGTTGGCCGGCTTGACCACCAGCTCCGCCAGGTGATCGAGAACGTAGCGGCGGTCGTCGTCCCGCCAGCAGAGGTAGGTCGGCACGTTCGGCAGAATCGGATCCTGGTCCAG is a genomic window of Acidobacteriota bacterium containing:
- a CDS encoding lipase maturation factor family protein, giving the protein MAAMLPGARPAFARSRALFLRLLGLVYLVAFASLTPQVIGLIGDQGLLPASGYLERVYDLFGADAYRQLPTLLWLWPSDGMLLTLCWVGIALSVAAMAGLAPISVFALLWLCYLSLTLAGQDFLSFQWDILLLEAGALAVLYSPPAWRAPLRNGASEPSAAGRWLIWGLAFKLTFLSGATKLLSGDPTWWGLTALDYHYETQPIPSWVSWYAHNLPEFVGHASVIKMFAVELVAPFALFLPVRFRRARIVGFGVLCSLQVAIVLTGNYGFFNLLTVVLYASMLDDDALALRWRVPASFGGVPPVPRPRRRGAGHWVLIAAAAGMALLSTLTLVREIRRPAPMPAWSNTLLGAVAPFRSVSGYGLFRSMTTERPEIVIEGSADGTTWREYPFRWKAGDPARAPGFVQPHMPRLDWQMWFAALDPQRQAHWLLPLAQRLLENDPLALGLLDPAANPFPDEPPRYVRLLLYRYRFTTPADASDDWWARELLGPLTEPMPRP
- a CDS encoding transglutaminase family protein; translated protein: MRLTVHHRTSYRYSRPVGLEPHVIRLHPRTDASLRVVDYDLSIDPAPQIHSDNLDPEGNVITHAWFEGETEHLTIETRAIVDTLVTDPFRYLIAEPDRALPYAYAPDFAKRLEQYRLPPDAAPFSVRELALEAAHESKRNQAMYARVLAMMIQQRLGFIGRDDGAAQPAEVTLEKGEGACRDLAVLFVDCCRSMGLAARFVSGYCYTGDKERPADLHAWGEVFLRGGGWRGYDPSQGLAVADRHIALAAAAEPAAAAPVTGTYRGDDVTHELETEVDITAGA
- a CDS encoding peptidase; the protein is MTYCVGMNIDEGLVGLADTVITSGREVTSLRKVTVYSPPTGTFFVMTSGLRSLRDKTLTYFDERLTERSEHGKPFERLYEVVNLLATQVREVAREDRKPITEAGMQFNIHALIGGQMAKDRKHKLYLLYPEGNWIDTGRLTPYHVIGSTGYGKPIIDRALTVADSLRHAFKVALLSFDETRVSAADVDFPIDVVLYRRGSFHIVERRFQKSHLEELSRWWDERLRHAVEETPGEWFDQAFNAMDDTPEPPGVAAPQEPVP
- a CDS encoding alpha-E domain-containing protein: MLSRVAESVYWMSRYISRAENVARVAGVNNQLQLQMPGLAEEQWDPMVQVTGDHAAFRAAYDGPTRSNVIEFLTFDANNPNSIVSCLTNARENARSVREIISSEMWEAINTFYLFLREPGARSRALADAHAFFEHVQRSSYRIEGAKNETMEHGEAWHFSRMGQFTERGDQTTRILDTKYYLLLPSPKDVGKPVDDLQWSALLRSASAFEAYRRTHGPVAAPAVASFLLLNREFPRSVHHCAIEAQTSLHSVTGTPLRRYANSAERALGRLVADLDYTDIADVIRTGLHEFLDSIQNRLNGVGVEITRTFFAPPRRTDAPG